One Caenibius sp. WL genomic window, GACACCCTGCCCATCCTGGATTTGCGCGGCGCGCACGCCCGGGCGCACATCGCGCGGCGGCACCGGAATGGGAAAGCCCGCAGCGCGCGCCGCATCGACCACGGCATCGAGATTGGTGACTGCCAGCGTCAGATAGCGCAGGCCGGTTTCAGCATCGAACGCGCCGCTATCCGCCTTGCGCGCCACCTGCGCATCAGGAATGCACAGCCGCAGGATCGCATCGCCGACTGTCAGCCGCACAATCGTCATCCCCGGAAAGCTGACTTCGCCCTCGACCGGGAAGCCGAGCAGCCCGTTCCAGAACGCCAGGGCCCCATCGCGATCGTTGGTGACGATCCCGACATCGATATGCGGCTGTGCCAGTTGCGCGGCCATTATGCTCTCCGTCCTGTTTCTTCGATGCTTTCGGCGGTGAGGCCCCGGTGCCCCCAGATGTCGCCCGGCCCGCGATATTTCGGCGTCCAGTCCGGCCCGACCTGAATCGCGCCCCAGCCGATTTCGACTTCCACGCCCGAAGGCGATTCGACGTAGAACGACACGATCCGGTCGTTCGAATGGCGGCCGAGAGAAGCAGTGATCCTGCACCCCGCCGTGATCACCCGGTCATAGGCCTGCCCTACCATGTCGAGATCGCTCGCCTCGAACATGATATGATGCACGCCGTTGATTGGTGCGACTTTCATCAGCCCCACCGTGTGATGGCGCGAATTGATGTGGAAGAAATTGACCGTCTGCTCCGGCCCGACATGGTAATAATCGGTCAGCCGGAAGCCGAGCACGCGGGTGTAGAAATCGCAATTCGCCTCGTAATCCGCCGCGAACAGATTGATGTGCCCCATGCCCAGCGCGCCCGTGAGGAATTCGATCCCGCGCGTATTGCGGTAATCGTTCGTCACCAGCGGGCCATAAAACAGTTCGATCGCGTTGCCTGCCGGGTCCTGCGTGAAGCCGATGCCGGTTACCGCGCGGGCGGTGCATTCCTCGCCGCGCCCACGCCGCGCGGGGAAACCAGCCGCTTCCAGTTCCGCCAAGGCTGCATCCAGTTCGAACGGCCCGCGTAGTTCCAGCCCCATGTAGCGCAGCCCCGGCGCCCCCGCGGCGGGATGGATACCCAGCCGCCACGACCAGTCATCGATTCGAAAGAAAGCCGAGCCATCGGCCGAGCGGCCATCATCCCCCGCACCGGAAACATAGGCTTCCGCACCCGGTGCGCGGCCAAGGTCCAGCCCCAGAATATCGCGCCCGAAGGCGATCCACGCCTCCACATCGGGCACATTGAGGCCGACATACCCCAGACCGAGAATTTGCATCACCCTCTCCATTCGTTATTTTTAGATACTATTAGTACCGTTATTTTCTGTCAATATGCGCTCACCAGCGGGGCCGATGCAATGGTAAGGCTGGACAAGGCAGAAAATTATCAGTACCGGTAGTTTCGTATAAGGAAGCCGGATGGGCATCCGGGGGCGGGAGACGCGAGAGAATGGATCTGAGTCTGTCCGGGGAACAGGAGGCGCTGCAACGCTCCATCCGTTCCCTGTGTGAAGATCGGTTCAGCACTGCGGCCATGCGGGCCTGCGAGGACGATCCCACCGCCGCATCGGCTATTTATGAAAACCTCTATACGCTCGGCCTCGGCGGCATCCTGATCCGTGAGGAGGATGGCGGGCTGGGCCTGGGCATGACCGAAATGGTCGTGGCACAGGCCGAACTCGGCCGGGCGCTGGTGCCGCTGCTGTTCACCGAAAGCACCGTGCTCGCCGCCACTCTGCTGGCTGATAGCACGGACGAAACGGCGCGCGGCGTTCTGGCCGCGCTCGCCACCGGGGAAAAGCGCGCGACCTGCGCCTGGCAGGAAAGCAGGCGTGCGCCTTTGGAAGGGCCGCAGGCCACACGGCTGACCACGGCCGGCGGCGCGGCGCGCCTCTCCGGCGAAAAAAGCTTCGTGCCCGAAGTGCGGCTTTCCGACTGCCTTCTCGTTCATGCCAGCGATGACGCGAGCAGCCCTGCCCTGTGCCTTGTCGAACGCGGGGCGGCGGGCATCGCCATTTCCGATCAGCCCAACATGGCCGACCTCGCCATGGCCGACCTGCGCTTCACCGACACGCCGGTGCTGGCCGTCACCGCGCAGGGCGATGCGGCGATGGCCGCGTGGGACCGGGCCCAGACCGCAATGAAAATCGCTATCGCCGCGCAGGCTGTCGGCGGGGCGGAAAAGGCGCTCACCATGGCGCGCGACTATGCCGCCACGCGCCAGCAATTCGGCCAGCCCATCGGCGCGTTCCAATCCATCGCGCACTATCTCGCCGATGCGGCGGTCAATGTCGAAGGGGCGCGGATGCTGGTCTATCGCGCGGCTTCCGCCGCCGACGATGGCGATCCCGCCGGCACCTGGGCGGACATGGCCAAAATGAAAGCCTGCCAAGTCTATCGCGACGTTTCCGCGCTTTCCATCCAGATTCACGGCGGCATCGGCTTCACGCTGGAAGCCGATCCCCAACTCTACTTCCGAAGGGCAAAGCATTTGCAACTGATGTACGGCGATCCGCTCAATCTCCAGGAACGGGCCGGCCATGCGCTGATCGCGGGCACGCACAAGGTGCTGGAGGCATGAGCGCCGCCCAGCCCCTGCTCGACGGGCGCCCGGCCATCGTCACCGGCGCGGCGGGCGGGATCGGCCGGGGGCATGTCCTCCACCTCGCCGCCGCCGGCGCACCGGTCGTCATCAACGATATCAACGGCGCAGCGGCCGAAGCGCTGGCCAGGGACGTTATCGCGGCCGGGGGGCAGGCGCTGGTTTCCACCCACGATATCGGCACGCGCGAAGGAGCCGAAACGCTGGTGCAAGCCTGCTGCGAAGCGTTCGGTAGCGTGCGCATTCTCGTCAACAACGCGGGCAACCTGCGCGACAAGACTCTGCTCAAGATGACGGACGACGATCTCGACGCGGTGCTGACCGTCCATGTCAAAGGCACCTTCTGGTGCACGCAGGCCGCCGCGCGGGCGATGGCCGATCAGGGCGCGGGCGGCGCGGTGATCAACACCACATCAGGCGGCCATTTCGGCAGCTTCGGCCAGACCGCCTATTCCGCCGCCAAAGGCGCCATCGCTTCGATGACATACACCTGGGCACTGGAACTGGCGCGCTATGGCATCCGCGTGAACGCCATCGGCCCGCTGGGCACCACGGCCATGTCGAAGACGTATCGCGATGCCGACGGCAAGCCGGGGCAGGATTTCGATCCCACGCTGAATGGCCCCGCGGTGGTCTATCTGTGCAGCGACGAGGCGGCCAACGTTTCGGGCCAGATTTTCGGCACCGGGGGCGAACGTCTTTCCCACATGGTGCAGCCGCATTACGGCAAAACGCTGATCCAGCCGGGCGGGTGGGATGTGGAGAGCATCCGCCGCCATTTCCAAGCGCAGATGCCCGGCCAGTTCGGTGCGTTCGGCATTCTCGGCAAGCCTTATCCCTTCCACGGCGGGGTCTATCCCCCCACCCCCACGGAGGATTGACGATGGCCGGGATCGTCGACTGGGGCGTGCATATCCCCGCGCATCGCCTGCCCCGCGCCCTGCTGGCCGGACGCAAGGCGGACAGCGGGCCGGAACGGGCGC contains:
- a CDS encoding VOC family protein, with product MQILGLGYVGLNVPDVEAWIAFGRDILGLDLGRAPGAEAYVSGAGDDGRSADGSAFFRIDDWSWRLGIHPAAGAPGLRYMGLELRGPFELDAALAELEAAGFPARRGRGEECTARAVTGIGFTQDPAGNAIELFYGPLVTNDYRNTRGIEFLTGALGMGHINLFAADYEANCDFYTRVLGFRLTDYYHVGPEQTVNFFHINSRHHTVGLMKVAPINGVHHIMFEASDLDMVGQAYDRVITAGCRITASLGRHSNDRIVSFYVESPSGVEVEIGWGAIQVGPDWTPKYRGPGDIWGHRGLTAESIEETGRRA
- a CDS encoding SDR family NAD(P)-dependent oxidoreductase → MSAAQPLLDGRPAIVTGAAGGIGRGHVLHLAAAGAPVVINDINGAAAEALARDVIAAGGQALVSTHDIGTREGAETLVQACCEAFGSVRILVNNAGNLRDKTLLKMTDDDLDAVLTVHVKGTFWCTQAAARAMADQGAGGAVINTTSGGHFGSFGQTAYSAAKGAIASMTYTWALELARYGIRVNAIGPLGTTAMSKTYRDADGKPGQDFDPTLNGPAVVYLCSDEAANVSGQIFGTGGERLSHMVQPHYGKTLIQPGGWDVESIRRHFQAQMPGQFGAFGILGKPYPFHGGVYPPTPTED
- a CDS encoding VOC family protein, whose translation is MAAQLAQPHIDVGIVTNDRDGALAFWNGLLGFPVEGEVSFPGMTIVRLTVGDAILRLCIPDAQVARKADSGAFDAETGLRYLTLAVTNLDAVVDAARAAGFPIPVPPRDVRPGVRAAQIQDGQGVTVELMETVAA
- a CDS encoding acyl-CoA dehydrogenase family protein — translated: MDLSLSGEQEALQRSIRSLCEDRFSTAAMRACEDDPTAASAIYENLYTLGLGGILIREEDGGLGLGMTEMVVAQAELGRALVPLLFTESTVLAATLLADSTDETARGVLAALATGEKRATCAWQESRRAPLEGPQATRLTTAGGAARLSGEKSFVPEVRLSDCLLVHASDDASSPALCLVERGAAGIAISDQPNMADLAMADLRFTDTPVLAVTAQGDAAMAAWDRAQTAMKIAIAAQAVGGAEKALTMARDYAATRQQFGQPIGAFQSIAHYLADAAVNVEGARMLVYRAASAADDGDPAGTWADMAKMKACQVYRDVSALSIQIHGGIGFTLEADPQLYFRRAKHLQLMYGDPLNLQERAGHALIAGTHKVLEA